From the Osmerus eperlanus chromosome 21, fOsmEpe2.1, whole genome shotgun sequence genome, one window contains:
- the st6gal2b gene encoding beta-galactoside alpha-2,6-sialyltransferase 2b encodes MTPTMKQWRRLVLLGMLVWIFFFLALLSHFLDLRVLAPGFASPLLIHPETRRLASIQGNHRGIMASPVLEASNYPATQEPNWGEQPPQGGAPPISQEGSQEAGPQGASQPLGAWSVYREGEMVREQSQSSNPVILSEPNEEEDWEERRRRRKRTRGRGWNRARAERRSADGDEDYMFSRSKVAVQRLWKGNASAGMLTPRLQKAMKDYLSANKHHVVYRGRRHARQSAHEVLCQLKREAPVRALDGTEDPFAVLGWAKLVPGHPLEKLEGSNFQTCAVVTSAGAILNSSLGKEIDSHDAVLRFNAAPTEGYETDVGNKTTLRIINSQILARPKHHFNTSSLYKDGALVAWDPAPYSADLSRWFQSPDYDLFTPYVQHRLLQPAQPFYILHPRFIWQLWDVIQSNTQESIQPNPPSSGFIGTILMMALCQEVHVYEYIPSLRQTDLCHYYERYYDAACTLGAYHPLLYEKALVHKMNVAPEQDLKKKGRVTVPGFNTVDCGP; translated from the exons ATGACCCCGACCATGAAGCAGTGGAGGCGGCTGGTCCTGCTGGGGATGTTGGTCTGGATCTTCTTCTTCCTGGCTCTCCTATCACACTTCCTGGACCTGCGGGTGCTGGCCCCCGGCTTTGCCTCCCCGTTGCTCATCCACCCCGAGACCCGACGCCTTGCCTCCATCCAGGGCAACCACCGAGGCATCATGGCCTCCCCCGTCCTGGAGGCCTCCAACTACCCAGCCACCCAGGAGCCCAACTGGGGGGAACAGCCGCCCCAGGGAGGAGCCCCTCCAATCAGCCAGGAGGGGTCCCAGGAAGCAGGTCCCCAGGGGGCCTCGCAGCCTCTGGGAGCCTGGTCAGTTTAccgggagggggagatggtcagGGAGCAGAGCCAGAGCAGCAACCCTGTGATCCTGAGTGAGCcgaatgaggaggaggactgggaggaaaggaggaggaggagaaagaggacgagggggagaggatggaacaGGGCCagagcggagaggaggagcgcCGACGGCGACGAGGACTACATGTTCTCGAGGTCCAAGGTCGCGGTCCAGAGGCTGTGGAAGGGGAACGCCTCAGCGGGCATGCTCACTCCGCGGCTTCAGAAGGCCATGAAGGACTACCTGAGCGCCAACAAGCACCACGTGGTCTACAGGGGGCGCCGGCACGCCCGGCAGAGCGCGCACGAGGTGCTGTGCCAGCTGAAGAGAGAAGCTCCGGTGAGGGCGCTGGACGGCACCGAGGACCCCTTTGCCGTGCTGGGCTGGGCCAAGCTGGTGCCAGGTCACCCTCTGGAGAAGCTAGAGGGCTCAAACTTCCAGACATGTGCTGTGGTCACCTCCGCTGGAGCCATCCTCAACTCCTCCCTAGGGAAAGAGATTG ATTCCCATGATGCTGTTCTTCGGTTCAACGCCGCACCCACCGAGGGCTATGAGACTGACGTGGGCAACAAAACCACTCTCCGAATCATCAACTCCCAG ATCCTGGCACGACCCAAGCACCACTTCAACACCAGCTCCCTGTACAAGGATGGGGCTCTGGTGGCCTGGGACCCTGCGCCATATTCTGCTGACCTGTCCAGG TGGTTCCAGAGCCCGGACTATGACCTCTTCACCCCCTACGTTCAGCACCGACTCCTCCAGCCGGCTCAACCCTTCTACATCCTCCACCCCAGGTTCATCTGGCAACTATGGGACGTGATCCAGAGCAACACCCAGGAGAGCATCCAGCCTAACCCCCCCTCCAGCGGCTTCATAG GTACAATCCTGATGATGGCGCTGTGTCAGGAGGTCCACGTGTATGAATACATCCCTTCGCTCCGGCAGACGGACCTGTGCCACTACTACGAGCGCTACTATGACGCCGCCTGCACTCTGGGGGCGTACCACCCCCTGCTCTACGAGAAGGCGCTGGTCCACAAGATGAACGTGGCTCCTGAACAGGACCTGAAGAAGAAAGGCAGGGTCACTGTGCCTGGCTTCAATACCGTGGACTGTGGGCCGTGA